One Methylocapsa sp. D3K7 DNA window includes the following coding sequences:
- a CDS encoding response regulator transcription factor, with amino-acid sequence MRILIVEDDSEAAAYMVKAFREAGHVADHVGDGLAGYARACEETYDVLIVDRMLPKLDGLSLIGSLRAQKVQTPVLILSALGQVDDRVKGLRAGGDDYLAKPYAFSELLARIEVLARRNRPEHGEDTVYRVHGLELDRLAHKLTRDGKDIPLQPREFRLLEYLMKHAGQVVTRTMLLENVWDYHFDPQTNVIDVHISRLRAKIDKGFDPPLLQTIRGAGYMIRDGTR; translated from the coding sequence ATGAGAATCCTGATTGTCGAAGATGATTCCGAAGCCGCTGCCTATATGGTCAAGGCATTTCGCGAGGCCGGCCATGTTGCCGACCATGTCGGCGATGGGCTTGCGGGCTATGCCCGGGCCTGCGAGGAAACCTACGACGTTCTCATCGTCGACCGGATGCTCCCGAAGCTCGACGGCCTATCACTGATTGGCAGCTTGCGGGCCCAGAAAGTTCAAACGCCGGTGCTGATCCTGTCCGCCCTGGGACAGGTCGATGATCGCGTCAAGGGGCTGCGCGCGGGGGGCGATGATTATCTCGCAAAGCCTTACGCCTTTTCGGAGCTGCTGGCGCGGATCGAGGTGCTCGCCCGGCGCAACCGGCCGGAGCATGGCGAGGATACCGTTTACCGGGTGCACGGCTTGGAACTTGACCGGCTTGCCCACAAGCTGACCCGTGACGGCAAGGACATTCCCTTGCAGCCGCGAGAATTTCGCTTGCTTGAATATTTGATGAAACATGCGGGGCAAGTGGTGACGCGGACAATGCTGCTCGAAAATGTATGGGATTACCATTTCGATCCGCAAACCAATGTGATTGATGTCCATATCTCGCGGCTGCGCGCCAAGATCGACAAGGGCTTCGATCCGCCGCTCCTCCAAACGATACGCGGCGCCGGATACATGATACGCGATGGCACTCGGTAA